The Candidatus Desulfarcum epimagneticum genome has a window encoding:
- the serA gene encoding D-3-phosphoglycerate dehydrogenase codes for MKVLVSDTLGDAGIRMFEEANDIEVDVKVGLSPDELKDIIGDYDALAIRSATKVTEDVLDAAKKLKVVGRAGIGLDNVDIPAATKRGVVVMNTPGGNVITTAEHAIAMMLSLTRNIPQGTGTLKDGKWEKKKLQGRELYNKTLGVIGFGKIGSIVADRARGLKMKVIIHDPFVTSEKIEKEGFTGVSLEELCDRSDYITIHVPKLKDTAGMIGQEQFDMMKDGVMLINCARGGIVDEKALYDALESGKVAGAALDVFESEPPGESPLFKFDKLICTPHLGASTKEAQTNVAVAVADQIIDYLTTGTVVNAVNTPSVTGDLLESLGPFISLGGMIGALQARLTPGAVKEVSIEYKGDFQDMDLTPVSSAVLKDILAPAVKDDVNFVNALVLAKERGIKITESTSPESEEYINLVTVKASSDEASNTVSGTVYGKKEARVVRINSFRLEMVPEGHLALIYNHDRPGAIGEIGACMGKNNINIGRMQVGQDREGERNIIFLSADTPIPDDVLKQLQDLPAVKSAMLLDF; via the coding sequence ATGAAAGTTTTGGTTAGCGACACCCTCGGCGATGCCGGAATCCGGATGTTTGAGGAGGCGAACGATATTGAAGTCGATGTCAAGGTCGGGCTTTCACCCGATGAGCTGAAAGACATCATTGGAGACTATGACGCCCTGGCCATCAGAAGCGCCACCAAGGTGACCGAAGACGTTCTGGACGCCGCCAAAAAATTAAAGGTCGTGGGACGCGCCGGAATCGGGCTTGACAATGTGGACATTCCGGCCGCCACCAAGCGCGGGGTGGTGGTCATGAACACCCCGGGCGGAAACGTCATCACCACGGCCGAGCACGCCATCGCCATGATGCTTTCCCTGACCCGCAACATCCCCCAGGGAACCGGGACCCTGAAGGACGGAAAATGGGAGAAGAAAAAACTCCAGGGCCGGGAGCTTTACAACAAGACCCTGGGCGTCATCGGATTCGGAAAGATCGGCTCCATCGTGGCGGACCGGGCCCGGGGCCTGAAGATGAAGGTTATTATTCACGATCCCTTTGTCACCTCCGAAAAGATTGAAAAAGAGGGTTTCACCGGCGTCTCCCTTGAAGAGCTTTGCGACCGGTCCGATTACATCACCATCCATGTGCCCAAGCTCAAAGACACCGCGGGGATGATCGGACAGGAGCAGTTTGACATGATGAAAGACGGCGTCATGCTCATCAACTGCGCCCGGGGCGGGATCGTGGACGAAAAGGCCCTTTACGACGCCCTGGAGTCGGGCAAGGTCGCCGGCGCGGCGCTGGACGTGTTTGAAAGCGAACCCCCGGGGGAATCCCCGCTCTTCAAGTTCGACAAACTCATCTGCACGCCCCACCTGGGTGCCTCCACCAAAGAGGCGCAGACCAACGTGGCGGTGGCGGTGGCCGACCAGATCATCGATTACCTGACCACCGGTACCGTGGTGAACGCCGTGAACACGCCCTCGGTGACCGGGGACCTGCTTGAAAGCCTGGGGCCGTTCATCTCTCTCGGCGGCATGATCGGCGCCCTTCAGGCCCGTCTTACCCCGGGGGCCGTCAAAGAGGTCTCCATTGAATACAAGGGCGATTTCCAGGACATGGATCTGACCCCGGTCTCATCGGCGGTCTTGAAAGACATTCTGGCCCCGGCCGTGAAGGATGACGTGAACTTCGTCAACGCCCTGGTTCTGGCCAAGGAAAGGGGCATCAAGATCACCGAGTCCACCAGCCCCGAGTCCGAGGAATACATCAACCTGGTCACCGTGAAGGCGTCCTCCGACGAGGCGTCCAACACCGTGAGCGGAACCGTGTACGGCAAAAAGGAGGCGCGGGTGGTCCGCATCAACTCCTTCAGGCTCGAGATGGTGCCCGAGGGGCATCTGGCCCTGATCTACAACCACGACCGGCCCGGGGCCATCGGCGAGATCGGCGCCTGCATGGGCAAAAACAACATCAACATCGGCCGGATGCAGGTGGGCCAGGACCGGGAAGGGGAGCGCAACATTATTTTCTTAAGCGCGGACACCCCCATCCCCGACGATGTGCTCAAACAGCTCCAGGATCTGCCCGCGGTGAAATCGGCCATGCTTCTGGACTTTTAG
- a CDS encoding AMP-binding protein, whose amino-acid sequence MNVAFNLDHSARYFPDNRAIVEQNREIPFSVLNKDANRIASALSGFGITPGDHVALCAPNSYEWPAFYFGILKSGAVAVSFSHLLSKDELAEILSDCRPKLMLGTDERLDDLRKIYPKPIVSDHGDVSFKRLKEKGDPGFQTVDRDRHDTAAILYTGGTTGLPKGALLSHENLQTSIFNVARYERTTQNDLALCFLPLNHVFAQVHIMHSLIASGGGLIVQPGFDQERVLEAIERHGATKFYGTPTLYIRLLRLRGLREKIGSIRYCFSAAAAMAPGVARDWKKETGLDIYEAYGMTESASMVTYNHYHRHVTGSVGAPVNLVEVRIRDMEGTVLEQGRRGEICVRGPNIFRGYLNNPEPETPLFWGDWFRSGDMGFLDEDGCLYIVDRLKDMMITGGENVYPKEIEDILYARPEVSECAVVGLPDHEYGERVAAFIETKKDHRIDPASLKEYLKSRLAPFKVPKEYIEIDELPRNNAGKILKREIRKRYGSS is encoded by the coding sequence ATGAACGTAGCGTTCAACCTTGACCACTCGGCCAGGTATTTTCCCGACAATCGGGCGATCGTGGAACAAAACAGGGAGATCCCCTTTTCGGTTCTCAACAAAGACGCGAACAGGATCGCCTCCGCCCTCTCCGGTTTCGGAATTACGCCCGGAGATCATGTGGCCCTTTGCGCTCCCAACTCTTATGAGTGGCCGGCGTTTTACTTTGGAATCCTGAAATCAGGGGCTGTGGCGGTTTCCTTTTCCCACCTGCTGTCCAAAGACGAACTGGCTGAGATTCTGTCCGACTGCCGTCCGAAGCTGATGCTCGGAACGGATGAAAGACTGGATGATTTAAGGAAAATATACCCAAAACCGATTGTGTCCGATCATGGGGACGTTTCCTTTAAGCGTCTTAAAGAAAAAGGGGACCCGGGATTTCAAACCGTGGACCGGGATCGTCATGACACGGCCGCCATTTTATATACGGGCGGAACCACCGGCCTGCCCAAGGGGGCTTTGTTGAGCCACGAAAACCTGCAAACGTCGATTTTTAATGTCGCCCGTTATGAGCGGACGACGCAAAACGATCTCGCCCTTTGTTTTCTTCCTTTGAACCATGTGTTCGCCCAGGTCCATATCATGCATTCATTGATCGCAAGCGGCGGCGGGCTGATTGTCCAGCCGGGATTTGATCAGGAAAGAGTCCTGGAGGCCATAGAGAGACACGGGGCCACGAAATTTTATGGAACGCCGACCCTGTACATCCGTTTGTTAAGACTGCGCGGCCTTCGGGAAAAAATCGGGTCGATTCGGTATTGTTTTTCGGCCGCCGCCGCCATGGCCCCCGGGGTGGCGCGCGACTGGAAGAAAGAGACCGGGCTGGATATTTACGAGGCCTATGGCATGACCGAAAGCGCCTCGATGGTCACTTACAATCACTATCATCGCCATGTGACCGGCTCGGTGGGCGCCCCGGTCAATCTTGTTGAAGTCCGGATCCGGGACATGGAGGGGACTGTTCTTGAACAGGGTCGGCGGGGCGAAATCTGCGTCCGGGGACCCAATATTTTCAGGGGATATCTCAACAATCCCGAACCGGAGACGCCGCTTTTTTGGGGAGACTGGTTTCGGTCCGGCGACATGGGATTTTTGGATGAAGACGGCTGCCTGTATATTGTGGACCGTTTAAAGGATATGATGATCACCGGGGGCGAAAACGTCTATCCAAAAGAGATTGAAGACATCCTGTATGCCCGGCCCGAAGTGTCGGAATGCGCGGTGGTCGGTCTTCCGGATCATGAATATGGAGAGCGGGTGGCGGCGTTTATAGAGACGAAAAAAGACCATCGCATAGACCCGGCGTCCCTGAAAGAGTATCTTAAAAGCCGCCTGGCGCCTTTCAAGGTTCCGAAGGAGTATATTGAAATCGACGAGCTGCCCAGGAACAACGCGGGGAAAATACTGAAAAGAGAAATCAGAAAGAGGTATGGATCATCTTGA
- a CDS encoding conserved hypothetical protein (Evidence 4 : Unknown function but conserved in other organisms), translating into MSTDTQDFVIPDEKRDEKKGGEGSDSSSPGHKAGEGEPDFQLPEINFSTFIFSLNTSALVHMGMLEDPSTMKKDKNLPMAKQTIDILSMLEEKTRGNLSANEADMIKNILYDLRIMYVKSAG; encoded by the coding sequence ATGTCAACGGACACCCAGGATTTTGTCATCCCGGATGAAAAAAGAGACGAAAAAAAAGGCGGGGAAGGATCAGACTCCAGCTCCCCCGGCCATAAGGCCGGGGAGGGGGAGCCGGACTTTCAGCTTCCGGAGATCAATTTTTCCACCTTTATTTTTTCCTTAAACACCTCCGCTTTGGTTCATATGGGAATGCTGGAGGACCCGTCCACCATGAAAAAAGACAAAAATCTTCCCATGGCCAAACAGACCATCGATATTTTGTCCATGCTGGAGGAGAAGACCCGGGGAAATTTATCGGCGAACGAGGCCGATATGATCAAAAATATTCTGTACGATTTAAGAATTATGTATGTGAAAAGCGCCGGCTGA
- a CDS encoding membrane hypothetical protein (Evidence 5 : Unknown function) — MTGTENAAEALRMVSDWAKWLVTIETFAIAVLGTLFTTDRASVDKRARAYGTAAVVCFVASICFAAMLLLTLPEIAQTLRPDLNIWLTEDSVAGVVFGLNTQGFALIESLLFGCGILFSAATIITIIWSGEKKGKTRGRP; from the coding sequence ATGACCGGAACCGAAAACGCGGCCGAGGCATTAAGAATGGTCAGCGACTGGGCCAAGTGGCTGGTCACCATCGAGACATTCGCCATCGCCGTTCTGGGAACCTTGTTCACCACGGACAGGGCGTCCGTTGACAAAAGGGCCCGGGCCTACGGCACCGCCGCCGTGGTGTGCTTTGTGGCGTCCATCTGCTTTGCCGCCATGCTGCTTTTGACCCTTCCCGAGATCGCGCAGACGCTTCGGCCGGACTTGAACATATGGCTGACGGAAGACAGCGTGGCCGGCGTTGTTTTTGGCCTGAACACCCAGGGCTTCGCCCTGATTGAGTCCCTGCTGTTTGGGTGCGGGATTTTGTTTTCAGCGGCCACAATCATCACCATTATCTGGTCGGGCGAAAAAAAGGGTAAAACCAGGGGGCGGCCATGA
- a CDS encoding conserved hypothetical protein (Evidence 4 : Unknown function but conserved in other organisms) → MATNLGLDDSLILEAVRIGNHKTRKDAVTTALKEYIAQRRQMEIVDLFGKIDMDPNYDYKKGRDRHIQINLYRPA, encoded by the coding sequence ATGGCCACGAATTTAGGGTTGGATGATTCTCTTATTCTGGAGGCGGTTAGAATCGGAAACCATAAAACCAGGAAGGATGCGGTGACCACAGCCCTTAAAGAGTATATCGCCCAGCGCAGGCAGATGGAGATTGTCGACCTTTTCGGCAAAATCGATATGGATCCGAATTATGATTACAAGAAGGGGCGAGACAGACACATCCAAATCAATTTATATCGCCCGGCATGA
- the htrA gene encoding putative periplasmic serine endoprotease DegP-like (Evidence 3 : Putative function from multiple computational evidences), with the protein MKDAIQRTKRLKLAPVFAGMLAAALILAGGLPGLSSQAGAAYAPENFSDLADKISPAVVNIRTEKIVKGGGRVFKNFRMRPFGDDDFSRDFFDRFFGRDKPRDFRQKSLGSGFIIDKEGYIVTNNHVIENADDIKIILRNEQEYDAEIVGRDPGTDLALIKAKSGQNFSVAEMGDSDSLKVGQWVVAIGNPFGLGHTVTAGIVSAKGRNQVGGGPYTDFIQTDASINPGNSGGPLINMEGKVVGINTMIVAGGQGIGFAIPVNLARKIITQLKSKGEVTRGWLGVSIQDLTEEMARYHGVKNKEGALVINVFEGDPADAAGIRPGDIIIAVDGKKVKTVRELTGMIADIGVGDRIRLKVLREGKVRSFDVKIAKRQESKLSSHKNGDDYEDEIGVRVAGITPEVAERLGVSPDEGVIVTGVEEGSKGEKAGILPRDIIREIDHRRIRTADDYRKAVSRYKKGDTAHFFIMRANEGFRVIPLTF; encoded by the coding sequence ATGAAAGATGCGATCCAGAGAACAAAACGTTTAAAGCTTGCGCCGGTTTTCGCGGGCATGCTCGCGGCCGCGCTCATACTGGCCGGCGGGCTCCCCGGCCTTTCTTCCCAGGCCGGCGCCGCCTACGCGCCTGAGAATTTCAGCGATCTGGCGGACAAGATCAGCCCGGCGGTGGTCAACATCCGGACCGAGAAAATCGTCAAGGGAGGGGGGCGGGTTTTCAAGAATTTCAGGATGCGGCCTTTTGGCGATGATGATTTTTCCAGGGATTTTTTCGACCGCTTTTTCGGCCGGGACAAACCCCGGGACTTCAGACAAAAAAGCCTGGGCTCCGGTTTCATCATCGACAAAGAAGGCTATATCGTCACCAACAACCACGTCATTGAAAACGCGGACGACATCAAAATTATCCTCCGGAATGAACAGGAGTATGACGCCGAGATCGTGGGCCGGGACCCGGGGACGGATCTGGCCCTGATCAAAGCCAAGTCCGGCCAGAATTTTTCCGTGGCCGAAATGGGTGATTCCGACTCCCTGAAGGTGGGGCAGTGGGTGGTGGCCATCGGGAATCCCTTCGGACTGGGCCACACCGTCACCGCCGGCATTGTCAGCGCCAAGGGCCGGAACCAGGTGGGCGGAGGCCCCTACACCGATTTTATCCAGACCGACGCCTCCATCAACCCGGGAAACAGCGGCGGCCCTTTGATCAACATGGAGGGCAAGGTGGTGGGCATCAACACCATGATCGTGGCCGGCGGGCAGGGCATCGGTTTTGCCATACCGGTGAATCTGGCCAGAAAAATTATCACCCAGCTCAAGAGCAAGGGCGAGGTCACCCGGGGCTGGCTGGGGGTCTCCATCCAGGATCTCACGGAGGAGATGGCCCGGTATCACGGCGTGAAGAACAAGGAGGGCGCCCTGGTGATCAATGTCTTTGAGGGCGACCCCGCCGACGCGGCGGGAATCCGTCCCGGGGACATCATCATCGCGGTGGACGGCAAAAAAGTCAAAACGGTCCGGGAACTCACCGGGATGATCGCGGATATCGGAGTGGGAGACCGGATCAGGCTCAAGGTCCTTCGGGAAGGCAAGGTCCGCTCTTTTGATGTCAAGATCGCCAAGCGGCAGGAGTCGAAACTTTCGTCTCATAAAAACGGCGACGACTACGAGGATGAGATCGGCGTCCGGGTGGCCGGGATCACCCCGGAGGTGGCCGAAAGGCTCGGCGTCAGCCCGGATGAGGGCGTGATCGTCACCGGCGTTGAGGAGGGAAGCAAAGGGGAAAAGGCGGGAATCCTTCCCCGGGACATCATAAGGGAGATCGACCACCGGCGGATTCGAACGGCGGACGATTACCGGAAGGCCGTGTCCCGGTATAAAAAGGGGGACACCGCCCATTTTTTCATCATGAGGGCCAACGAAGGGTTCCGGGTCATTCCCCTCACGTTCTAA
- a CDS encoding Penicillin acylase family protein: MKTAINLSSINLSAIKWTKWIAAAALALAAAAFFIPPALNAPRTEGEMTLPALTAPARVIRDQNGTPYIFGEHFHDVIKAQGFVTAQDRLFQMHLTRLLVRGRLSEFFGEKTRDLDISHRVLGFYRAAKTHARLLGARDRKILEAYADGVNAYIQSPETSRPLEFALAGMAPHPWTIEDSLAVMYYMSWGSSADIKSEITSLALLDAVGYEKFMTLFPVHTHPDDDSPPVRAMDNGKTPVEALDAWKDPALRRLASGGLDSLALGSNNWAMSPEKTPGGKPVLCNDPHLDTRMLPTQLYPAGLFGPGFRAAGVTVPGIPCLLIGRNGRVAVGVTNSFADAQDLFIETLDPKNPDHYLEGEASIPFEIVEETLKIKDPESPSGFREKNLVIRLTRRGPVVSGALKGLNAQKVVSMRWAPMETMGPAIGLDYLLLSRSVEDVKKKLAQNAMVHLNYVFADTNGHIAWRTTGKLPVRRRGNGTVPLHVTDGSDNWAGWVPEGKKPGSRDPAQGWVGTANQKPASKDYPGYYSSWLAPRHRYQRMTELLNAPGKASLKDHWGFMQDALNVMARDLSPIFARALIRRPETREMGKILSEWNFVDDMASPAPSIFHETYRRLTRLVFEDDFGKELTDFFLGKNYFWQERLEMMIKSGESPWFDDISTPETTETLPDMIQKAGALARADLSARMGPHPRKWRWGDIHRIEFLNPIRRSGWGKGVLGGGSHPMSGSGNTLARAYFPFDRPGNVVRNSAGLRMLADLSDDEKVWAVIPGGVSGRTFSPHFKDQIPAYMSGETRYWWLSEKKVRENAESELVLRPGLAAGK; this comes from the coding sequence ATGAAAACCGCCATAAACCTGAGCTCCATAAACCTGAGCGCCATAAAATGGACCAAATGGATCGCGGCCGCGGCGCTCGCCCTGGCGGCGGCCGCTTTTTTCATCCCGCCCGCCCTCAACGCCCCCAGGACCGAAGGCGAGATGACGCTTCCGGCGCTCACGGCCCCGGCCCGGGTCATCCGCGATCAGAACGGGACGCCCTATATTTTTGGTGAGCATTTTCACGACGTGATCAAGGCCCAGGGATTTGTCACGGCCCAGGACCGGCTGTTTCAGATGCATCTCACCCGGCTTCTGGTCCGGGGACGGCTGTCGGAGTTTTTCGGGGAGAAAACCAGAGACCTGGACATCTCCCACCGGGTCCTGGGATTTTACCGGGCCGCGAAAACACACGCCCGGCTGCTGGGCGCCCGTGACCGGAAAATTCTGGAGGCCTACGCCGACGGGGTCAACGCCTATATTCAAAGCCCGGAGACGTCCCGGCCCCTGGAGTTCGCCCTGGCCGGCATGGCCCCCCATCCCTGGACCATTGAGGACAGCCTGGCCGTCATGTATTACATGAGCTGGGGATCGTCGGCCGATATCAAATCCGAAATCACCTCCCTGGCGCTTCTGGACGCCGTGGGTTATGAAAAATTCATGACCCTTTTTCCCGTCCACACCCATCCCGATGACGATTCCCCGCCCGTCCGGGCCATGGACAACGGAAAAACGCCCGTCGAGGCCCTGGACGCCTGGAAGGACCCGGCGCTCAGACGCCTGGCCTCCGGCGGCCTTGACTCCCTGGCCCTGGGCAGCAACAACTGGGCCATGTCTCCGGAAAAAACCCCGGGCGGCAAACCCGTTTTATGCAACGACCCCCATCTGGACACCCGCATGCTGCCCACCCAGCTGTATCCCGCCGGACTGTTCGGCCCCGGCTTCCGGGCCGCGGGCGTGACCGTGCCCGGGATTCCGTGCCTGCTCATCGGGCGAAACGGGCGTGTGGCCGTGGGCGTCACCAACTCCTTCGCCGACGCCCAGGACCTTTTCATCGAAACCCTTGATCCGAAAAACCCCGATCATTACCTGGAGGGCGAGGCCTCCATCCCCTTTGAGATCGTGGAGGAAACCCTTAAAATCAAGGACCCCGAAAGCCCGTCCGGATTCAGAGAAAAAAATCTCGTCATTCGCCTCACCCGTCGGGGCCCTGTGGTGTCCGGCGCGCTGAAAGGCTTAAACGCCCAAAAAGTCGTGTCCATGCGATGGGCGCCGATGGAAACCATGGGGCCCGCCATCGGCCTGGATTATCTTCTTTTATCCCGTTCCGTGGAGGATGTGAAAAAGAAACTGGCGCAAAACGCCATGGTTCATTTAAACTATGTGTTCGCCGACACAAACGGACACATCGCCTGGCGAACCACCGGGAAACTCCCGGTCCGGCGCCGGGGAAACGGAACCGTTCCCCTTCATGTCACGGACGGCTCCGACAACTGGGCCGGCTGGGTCCCGGAGGGAAAAAAACCCGGGAGCCGTGATCCGGCCCAGGGATGGGTGGGCACGGCCAACCAGAAACCCGCCTCAAAGGATTACCCGGGCTACTACTCCTCATGGCTCGCCCCCCGGCACCGCTACCAGCGCATGACCGAGCTTCTGAACGCGCCGGGAAAGGCGTCTTTGAAAGACCACTGGGGGTTTATGCAAGACGCGCTCAACGTCATGGCCCGGGACCTGTCCCCGATTTTCGCCCGGGCGCTGATCCGGCGGCCCGAAACCCGGGAAATGGGTAAAATCCTTTCCGAATGGAATTTTGTGGACGACATGGCCTCCCCGGCCCCGTCCATTTTCCATGAGACCTACCGCCGGCTCACCCGCCTGGTCTTTGAGGACGATTTTGGAAAGGAGCTGACCGACTTTTTTCTCGGAAAAAATTATTTCTGGCAGGAGCGGCTGGAAATGATGATCAAAAGCGGCGAATCCCCGTGGTTTGACGATATCTCCACCCCCGAGACCACGGAAACCCTGCCGGACATGATCCAAAAGGCCGGGGCCCTGGCCCGGGCGGATTTGTCCGCGCGGATGGGGCCCCATCCCCGGAAATGGCGATGGGGAGACATTCACCGGATCGAGTTTTTAAACCCCATCCGAAGAAGCGGATGGGGAAAGGGCGTTTTGGGGGGCGGCTCCCATCCCATGTCGGGATCAGGAAACACCCTGGCCCGGGCCTACTTCCCCTTTGACCGGCCGGGAAACGTCGTCCGAAACTCGGCGGGCCTTCGAATGCTGGCGGATTTAAGCGACGACGAAAAAGTGTGGGCCGTGATCCCCGGCGGCGTGTCGGGCCGGACCTTTTCCCCCCATTTCAAAGACCAGATTCCCGCCTACATGAGCGGGGAGACGCGATACTGGTGGCTGAGTGAAAAAAAAGTCAGGGAAAACGCTGAATCCGAGCTGGTCTTAAGACCGGGCCTGGCGGCGGGAAAATAG
- a CDS encoding conserved membrane hypothetical protein (Evidence 4 : Unknown function but conserved in other organisms), protein MNNDLTPKKKTGMKARWAGLLARVKKLNGNPRYVAMGMAIGVFVGVTPTIPFHTAIALALAFVFRASKPAAAIGVWFSNPVTIPFFYYGSYKTGAIFMGDSLVPLDSARGSMGEILAMGGDVLAAMLAGGVILGILPGVAAYFITLKIMRSVRSAAKSRNSA, encoded by the coding sequence ATGAATAATGATTTGACTCCGAAGAAAAAAACGGGCATGAAGGCCCGGTGGGCCGGGCTTTTGGCCCGCGTCAAAAAGCTCAACGGAAACCCCCGTTACGTGGCCATGGGCATGGCCATCGGGGTGTTTGTGGGGGTCACCCCCACCATCCCCTTTCACACCGCCATCGCTTTGGCGCTGGCCTTTGTCTTCAGGGCCAGCAAGCCCGCCGCCGCCATCGGGGTCTGGTTTTCCAACCCGGTCACCATCCCGTTTTTTTATTACGGCAGCTATAAAACCGGGGCGATTTTCATGGGGGATTCCTTAGTCCCCCTTGACTCCGCGCGCGGATCCATGGGCGAGATTCTGGCCATGGGCGGCGATGTGCTGGCGGCCATGCTGGCCGGGGGGGTAATCCTGGGAATACTGCCCGGCGTCGCGGCTTATTTCATCACGCTCAAAATCATGAGGTCCGTGAGGTCGGCCGCGAAATCCCGAAATTCCGCCTGA
- a CDS encoding ATPase: MLTRLKMSGFKNLVDVDVRFGPFTCIAGPNGVGKSNLFDAILFLSALADAPLLEAALSVRDDGGRTTDVRSLFHRVGDAYDKEMSFEAEMIVPREGTDDLGQKARAGITFLRYAVTIGRREDESALSRGPLELIREDLDYIKIGDASKYLKFPHKADSWRKSVIQGRRTSPFISTVNEGGRRVIKVSQDGGGGRPRSHNAKNLPRTVLSTTTAAESPTALLARREMQSWRLLQLEPSALREPDGFMAPPTLGADGSHMPATLYHLAHSQETDSHEDSGETNSRLYERAASRVSELIEGVGAIHVDRDEKRELFTLEVEDRDGTIHPARSLSDGTLRFLALAALELDPRATGLICLEEPENGIHPGRVSSMLRLLEDIAVDVDLPAGLDNPFRQVIINTHSPSVVQDVDSDSLLMVEMKETVRDGHRFQCARFSWLPDTWRAKAAPDVYPVSKGKLLAYLNPVLRQEDDGEKRKSKKVRDMLVCLKADGIVFPHTVSRSAGS; the protein is encoded by the coding sequence ATGCTGACACGTCTCAAGATGTCCGGCTTTAAAAATCTGGTGGATGTTGATGTTCGATTCGGCCCGTTTACCTGCATTGCGGGACCCAACGGCGTGGGCAAGTCCAACCTGTTTGACGCCATTTTATTTCTTTCCGCGCTGGCCGACGCGCCTCTTCTTGAAGCCGCCCTTTCGGTGAGGGATGACGGAGGACGAACCACCGACGTCCGAAGCCTTTTTCACCGTGTCGGGGACGCCTATGACAAAGAGATGTCCTTTGAGGCGGAGATGATTGTCCCCCGGGAGGGAACCGATGACTTGGGGCAGAAAGCGCGGGCCGGAATCACATTTTTGCGCTACGCAGTCACCATTGGCCGACGAGAGGATGAGAGCGCCCTTTCCCGGGGACCCCTTGAGCTGATCCGGGAGGATCTGGATTATATCAAGATCGGCGACGCTTCCAAATATTTAAAATTTCCCCACAAAGCAGATTCCTGGCGCAAGTCCGTGATACAGGGGCGAAGAACCTCTCCGTTTATTTCCACAGTGAATGAGGGGGGGCGTCGCGTGATCAAAGTAAGCCAGGACGGCGGCGGTGGAAGACCCAGATCACACAACGCGAAAAATCTCCCCCGAACAGTTTTATCCACAACCACCGCCGCTGAAAGTCCCACGGCGCTTCTGGCGCGGCGTGAGATGCAATCGTGGCGGCTTTTGCAATTGGAGCCCTCGGCGCTGCGGGAGCCTGACGGGTTTATGGCCCCGCCGACCCTTGGCGCGGACGGCTCCCATATGCCGGCCACGCTGTATCATCTGGCTCATTCACAGGAAACCGACTCCCATGAAGACAGCGGGGAGACAAATTCCCGGCTATACGAGCGGGCGGCCTCCAGGGTCTCGGAGCTGATCGAAGGCGTCGGCGCCATCCACGTGGACCGCGATGAAAAAAGAGAGCTGTTCACACTGGAGGTTGAGGACCGCGACGGAACCATTCATCCGGCCCGCTCCCTGTCCGACGGAACCCTGCGGTTCCTGGCCCTGGCCGCGCTGGAGCTGGACCCCCGGGCCACCGGTCTTATCTGCCTGGAGGAGCCTGAGAACGGGATTCATCCCGGGCGGGTTTCATCCATGCTGCGGCTCCTGGAAGATATCGCTGTGGATGTCGATCTCCCCGCCGGTCTGGACAACCCTTTCCGGCAGGTCATCATCAACACCCATTCGCCTTCGGTGGTTCAGGATGTGGATTCCGACAGTCTTCTGATGGTGGAAATGAAAGAAACCGTCCGGGACGGACATCGTTTTCAATGCGCGCGTTTCAGCTGGCTTCCTGACACGTGGAGGGCGAAAGCGGCCCCGGATGTGTATCCGGTGAGCAAGGGGAAGCTTCTGGCTTATCTCAATCCTGTTTTGAGACAGGAAGACGACGGAGAAAAAAGAAAGTCGAAGAAAGTCAGGGACATGCTTGTCTGTTTGAAAGCCGACGGCATCGTTTTTCCTCACACAGTCTCCCGGTCCGCCGGGTCCTGA